The DNA segment AAATGTAAGTGCCCCACTCGGGCTGAAATCCCATCCGCGGATCCAGATGCTCGTAAAGCGCGGTGCCGTCGAAGCGCGCCAGCGCGAAGTCGTCGATGGGAAAATGGCCCGGCACCCAATCGAGAATCACGCCGATTCCGCGGCGATGGAGATAGTCGACGAAAAAGCGGAAATCGTCGGGGGTGCCGAACCGCGCGCTCGGCGCGAAGTAGCCGCTCACCTGGTAGCCCCACGAACCACTGAACGGATGCTCCATCACGGGCAGCAGCTCGACGTGGGTAAAGCCGAGTTCGGCCACGTAGTCGGCGAGCGCGGGCGCAAGTTCGCGGTAGGTCAGCCAGCGATTGTGCTCCTCGGGGACGCGCCGCCACGAGCCCAGGTGAACTTCGTAGATCGAAAGCGGAGCACGCAGCGCTTCGCGCCCGGCCCGCTCCGTCATCCACTGCTCGTCGTCGAAGCGGAAGCGCGAGCGATAGATAATCGACGCGGTCGCCGGCGGCACTTCCATCGCCGCCGCCCATGGGTCGGTCTTGAGGTACGGCGGGCCCTCGCGCGGCAGAATTTCATATTTGTAGCGCTCACCCGGCTCGAGCCCCGGGATGAACAGTTCCCAGGTTCCCGAGCCGCCCATCGAACGCATCATGTGGATGCGCCCGTCCCAGGCGTTGAAGTCGCCGACCACGCTGAGTCTGCGGGCGTTCGGCGCCCACACCGCGAACGCGACGCCGGCCACGCCGCCGATCTCGCGCCGATGAGCGCCGAAGATCTCGTAGGGCCGCTCGTGCTTGAGTTCGCCGAGCAGATGAAGATCCAGCTCGCCGATCGTAGGCAGGAAGGAGTACGGATCGCGCCCGGTCGCCGAAGTGCCGCCACGAAAGAAAAACTCGAGCCGGTAAGCGAACAGCTCGCTCCGTCCTTTGAGCCGGAGCTCAAAGACTCCCGCCGGATCAACCAGCGTCATCTCGCGTCCCTGCTCTTCGCCGTCGATCAGCAGCACGACGCGCTCGGCGTCGGGCCGAAACGCCCGCAGCACGACGCCTTCGCGATCGAGGTGCGCGCCCAGGATCGAGTGCGGATCGGTGTGTTCGAGCGCGACCAGGCTCTCGAAGCCGCTCGCCGCATCGGTGCGGCCCA comes from the Candidatus Binataceae bacterium genome and includes:
- the glgB gene encoding 1,4-alpha-glucan branching protein GlgB, whose protein sequence is MGRTDAASGFESLVALEHTDPHSILGAHLDREGVVLRAFRPDAERVVLLIDGEEQGREMTLVDPAGVFELRLKGRSELFAYRLEFFFRGGTSATGRDPYSFLPTIGELDLHLLGELKHERPYEIFGAHRREIGGVAGVAFAVWAPNARRLSVVGDFNAWDGRIHMMRSMGGSGTWELFIPGLEPGERYKYEILPREGPPYLKTDPWAAAMEVPPATASIIYRSRFRFDDEQWMTERAGREALRAPLSIYEVHLGSWRRVPEEHNRWLTYRELAPALADYVAELGFTHVELLPVMEHPFSGSWGYQVSGYFAPSARFGTPDDFRFFVDYLHRRGIGVILDWVPGHFPIDDFALARFDGTALYEHLDPRMGFQPEWGTYIFNFGRTEVRGFLLGSAEWWLREFHADGLRVDAVASILYLDYARREGEWIPNPEGGRENLQAVGFLRQLNEQVYARNPGAITLAEESTSWPAVSRPTYAGGLGFSFKWDMGWMHDTLEYFAKDPVHRRHHHRDLTFGLLYAWNENFVLPLSHDEVVHGKSSMLSKMPGDRWQKFANLRALYGYMWARPGKKLLFMGSEFGQWKEWNYDTSLDWDVLQGSEHRGLRALVGELNRLYRSQPALWEAEHDQAGFQWIAADNGDDNMIAFMRIAPANGQRVICVCNFSPVPRQDYRIGVPRSGYYREFLNTDAERWGGSNLGNGGGVTADQVPYNGMPYSISITLPPLGVLWFEAPRD